Proteins from one Pyrobaculum neutrophilum V24Sta genomic window:
- a CDS encoding GTP-binding protein: MGFPPESEEGNVEYKLTFGSTDIDRLAGQLKRRLSEGGGEAIYLVGVSNDGRPLGLPDDELVKALGVLREVAKRAGASLHILRISEGIRGKVAEVLLRVATREEPPPTVTVVVLGNVDAGKSTLVGVLTTGKLDDGKGSARAYASRYKHEVLTGRTSAVSMRLLGFRADSAVNHQLIDPLDEAEVYRRSDKLVLLVDVGGHERYLRTALRGLFSSQPDYVMLVAAANSGVQKMTKEHLGIAVALGVPVFIVITRVDIAPQEVFQRTLEDVVKVVKMPGVSKIPYVVRDLGDVVLAAKAMPAGRVAPIFFVSNVTGHGLDLLLRFLSILPRRRKWDYGGDFLMYISDIYLVRGVGVVVGGLVERGVARVGDRVWVGPYGDGNWISATIKSIHINRTPVESAGAGSFITVSLDRVDKVEKGMVLSSKPLGAAREVVADVLVLRHPTVIRAGFSGVFHYKAVRTSAYIREIDKGELMVGDSGIVKIELARPWHIDGGVFVFRNGPTRIFGRVLRVGDGASAS; this comes from the coding sequence GTGGGTTTTCCTCCGGAAAGCGAGGAGGGGAACGTAGAGTATAAGCTTACGTTCGGGTCTACAGATATAGATAGGTTGGCAGGACAGCTGAAAAGGCGCCTCTCTGAGGGAGGCGGGGAAGCGATCTACCTAGTCGGCGTTTCTAACGACGGCAGACCTCTAGGGCTTCCCGACGATGAGTTGGTTAAGGCGTTGGGCGTGTTGCGCGAGGTGGCGAAGAGGGCGGGAGCGTCGTTGCATATCCTGCGCATCTCCGAGGGCATAAGGGGGAAGGTGGCGGAGGTTCTGCTGAGGGTTGCTACAAGGGAGGAGCCGCCTCCGACGGTCACAGTCGTCGTGTTGGGCAACGTAGACGCTGGGAAATCCACGCTGGTAGGGGTTCTGACCACGGGGAAGCTTGACGATGGGAAGGGGTCAGCCAGAGCCTACGCCTCTAGGTACAAGCATGAGGTTTTGACGGGGCGCACCTCCGCGGTGTCTATGCGGCTTCTGGGGTTTAGGGCGGATTCGGCGGTGAACCACCAGCTCATCGACCCGCTGGACGAGGCCGAGGTGTATAGACGCTCGGACAAATTGGTTCTGTTAGTAGACGTGGGAGGCCACGAGAGGTATCTGAGAACCGCGTTGAGGGGGCTTTTCAGCTCGCAGCCGGACTACGTGATGTTGGTCGCGGCGGCCAACTCAGGCGTTCAGAAGATGACGAAGGAGCACTTAGGCATAGCGGTTGCGCTTGGCGTGCCCGTGTTTATAGTCATCACGAGGGTCGACATCGCGCCTCAGGAGGTGTTCCAGAGAACACTCGAGGATGTGGTTAAAGTTGTGAAGATGCCTGGCGTGAGCAAGATCCCCTACGTAGTTAGAGATCTAGGCGATGTGGTGCTGGCCGCAAAGGCCATGCCGGCGGGGCGCGTAGCCCCGATATTTTTCGTATCGAACGTGACTGGGCACGGGCTGGATCTTCTCCTGCGTTTTCTTTCTATACTGCCCAGGAGGAGGAAGTGGGACTACGGAGGAGACTTCCTAATGTATATATCGGATATATACCTAGTTAGGGGGGTCGGCGTAGTCGTTGGAGGGCTGGTGGAGAGGGGCGTGGCCAGAGTTGGAGATAGGGTTTGGGTAGGCCCCTACGGAGATGGGAATTGGATCTCGGCCACCATAAAATCCATACACATAAACAGAACGCCTGTGGAGTCCGCCGGAGCTGGAAGCTTCATAACTGTCAGCTTAGACAGGGTGGACAAGGTGGAGAAGGGCATGGTGCTGTCTAGCAAGCCTCTTGGGGCGGCAAGGGAGGTCGTCGCAGACGTCCTCGTGTTGCGACATCCCACGGTTATTAGGGCAGGCTTCTCGGGGGTTTTCCACTACAAGGCGGTTAGGACTAGTGCATATATAAGGGAGATAGACAAGGGCGAGCTTATGGTTGGCGACAGCGGCATCGTCAAGATAGAGTTAGCGAGGCCGTGGCATATAGACGGCGGGGTCTTCGTGTTTAGAAACGGGCCTACAAGGATCTTCGGCCGGGTGCTGAGGGTCGGCGATGGAGCTTCTGCTTCCTAG